AATGTGCCTATGAACAAGGGGTAAAAAAATTCCAACTCCCTTCGGCAATTACTAATCTCCTTTCGGCTCTAACTGAATTAAGTCCAGAGGCATTACCCAGGCAAATGGTAGAGAAAAAATGCCCGGGGTGTAATTCTACTTATTCAGATTTTCGTGAACGAGGAAAGTTAGGTTGTAGTCAGTGTTATCAAGCATTTAATGAACCATTAGCAGATATCTTACGAAAGATTCATGGCAATATTCAACACATTGGTAAATCACCACTTAAAGTCGCGGTAACACAAACACAAGATATGACTAAAATAAAAGAGATTGAGGCACTCCGTAAGGCGTTAGATGAGGCGGTTAAAAGAGAAGAATATGAAGAGGCGGCTAATTTACG
This genomic interval from bacterium contains the following:
- a CDS encoding UvrB/UvrC motif-containing protein codes for the protein MLCDVCQKEEATIFYKEMVNNKYSEMHLCEKCAYEQGVKKFQLPSAITNLLSALTELSPEALPRQMVEKKCPGCNSTYSDFRERGKLGCSQCYQAFNEPLADILRKIHGNIQHIGKSPLKVAVTQTQDMTKIKEIEALRKALDEAVKREEYEEAANLRDKIRDLEKEIAS